The genomic region aaATTGAtcgtatggctctgggattgctttctcgcagggggtcaaggaaggatctctgggcgaggttgataacactactactactttacattatgttgttctgtactcttctaaatgctgcaagatgcttgaagatgctagtcttcgataggctaggctttccccttctcttctggcattccgcagtttagtccacagatacaactcaTTTCTTTGATACATATGCATACTTAgattagatctgatgtaagtcttgcgagtactttggatgagcacTCACGATTTCTTTACTACCTCTTTTTcacccatacccgattgttgcgaccagatgacggatcccaggagccagacaacaccactgatgactactactaccccgagggtgcctactactacgtgacggtcGCTGACGACCTGGattagttaggaggctcccaggcaagaggtcttgccttttcgatcgatgttgcttttgtgctatccttcttaaggcagacttgtttaacttatgcctgtactcagatattgttgcttccgctgactcttgtatattcgagcttatgtattcgagccctcgaggcccctggcttgtaatataaagcttgtattattttaatttgcgtctagagttctgttgtgatatcttcctgtaagtccttgatcttgatcatacaaaTTTGCGTGTATgaatagtgtacgattgaatcgggggtgtcacaaccACGATCACCAGAGACAGCTAGAGATTAGGAACAGCAAATGCTAATTTGTGCACAAAAATGTAAGGCTGCTGTATCCATTTGGTTTCTGCGTCTTTCTCTCTTTCTGTGATGTTGTGGCCTGGATAATGAAATTGTAGATGACTCCTTTGTGTGAAATCTATAAATTGTAGATGACTCCTTTGTGCGAAATCTATAAATGCTTAACTCTGAAGCCACCTTTGGAGTTTTTTTGTATGTATGGGTTGATGGAATTATTGTTGCTGGAAGATGCAATCAAACCAAATGTGGCTGCTTGTTTGACCATCTATCTAAACGACGACTTGTCAATCGCATACATAATCAATTTGTCCTTGTTTGTTTGAGGATCCATGCCTATTCTTGTTTGGACGTGTTACCGGATCCATTTGCTTTTCTTTTCTTGTAACACACATTGGTTATTCTTGTCAAgtgaaataagagagaaggattgcTTCAGCATTTGATAGATAAAGTACAAATTCAAGAACAATTGATATTCGACATTCTCAAAGAAAGCAGGATGGGATAACTTGACTCGAAAGTAAATAGACAGACCATTGCAATATTCTTCCCATTAAGAAAAATGAGGTCACTTTGCTGGAAATAGCAAGGATGCGTGTGtgccgccatcatcatcatcatcatcatcacacggTCTGGCTTGCGCCACCTCACTGATCCACGACACCGGTCATCCCTCTGGCCAAGCTTTGTGCTAAGTCACTGATCCGGGGCTCGACCCTCCCACTAGTCATGGACCATGCCCTCCTAACTCCTCCCAAGTCCAAACCACCGCATCTCCATCTCTATATATACTAGAAGTGATGATTCATCCGCGTGCGGGGTGCGTGTGCAACTTAGACTTGGGGCTTGGGAggggaggagagaagagaagagaccGCCGTCTGCACCGAGGTGGCCGCCGGGCAACGGGAGGAGGCTAGGTGACGACAACGGCAAGAGGAGAGGATTGCTCCGACGAGGTGGCCGCCGGACTTGCCGTGAGGTTCCTGAGCAGTACCATCTTGGTCTCGGTCGAGACGAGACGCTTCAGCGAGATTCAGGTCTCTCTGTTGGCTGCTCAGAGATGGCCGAGTTCATCTTCATTGTACAGGTGAATCCTTGCTGTTCATAAGTTGTCTAGAAATTTCTTGAGCGCCAATCGATTTTGCTCCCACGCCAAGCTCTAAGGTTGTCTAGAAATCTCTTCTGGAGTTTTGGATTTTTTGCGGGGATGTTCGAAACAtgttagggctcctttgattcaaaggaattgcaTAGGGTTTTTGGAGGATTTGAATCCTTAAGAATTTTTTCTATGATgctcgtttgattcataggattggcatccttaggaatttttccataggatccatttgtactacattttagaggaaaatttccatccactcaaacctctttgtagaatttctttgtttttcccgcgctatcaaacattctttcaaatcctgtaggatactatgggacatgtcatcctattcctgcatttttcctattccttcattttgacaatcctgtgaatcaaagaggccctattGTACTTGCTTCTGAGTGGAAGCGAGCAACACTGAACCGAGCGCAAGAGCTTAACAATAACATACAAATTCTGTGGAGCTTGGATTTGAGCTTGGTGAGGTGCTCTGTGTTGGTGGCCCGAAAGTAGTAGTCCCTCTGCAGTAGCCGAGCTCTGTGTTCGGACCGTATTATAGAGCGCCGGagcgggagatggaggaggtgGATAGGCTTGGACTAACGGGGCGGAGAGGGGGAGGTGGATGGACTAGGATTGCGGGACTCCGACGAGGTAAAATAGTCGAATTGCTCTCGGACGGCGAGCCGGAGCGACGCCATGCGACGTTCACGCCGCGGCGACGGAGGAGGCGTTCGTCGGACTGTCGGGTTTCCGGACGAGTCCGCGTGGGACCCCGTCTTATATCCACATCATATTTAAattggatatgaggggtgtcggtcagctCGGACATTTGAGACCCGTTTAAGGGGATCGTGACCGGTCAATGAATAAACGGCTCGCCTAGATGTATGAAACGGGTTTGAGAcgccggctgtagatgctctcacTGGACGTGTGTTGGCCTGTTGGGTCGATGGCAACAAAGGGAAAAGGAACCCGCATGCGAAGTAGACGGGCGATGCCGCTGCACTGAACCGGGAAAATGCGTCATATTCGCGCCTCGCGAGTCGCAACGAGAGGATCAGCGAATGTTTTTGGTGCACTCCATTAATGTGACCGAGTAGATGAAATAGATACGCTGGCTGGTCGGGGATCCTGAAATCCTATCGTGTGCCAGTTCTCATTGCTACACTGCACACGTGGGTCACACCACACTATCACACACGTACGTACAAACACAAGCCACTGGTGTGTGCTGTGAAGATACAGCGGCCGGCGCTCCCTGCCACGGATCGCATCGACCGCATTTAGGGAACGGTGATACACGGGGCCTGGctgttttacattttcttttttgagaaagGCCGCTGtttactttttttttttgagaaatctcgccCGACTTTATTGATTGATAATGATGTTCATAGATACACTAGTCGAGTCATGAGGCGAACCCAATCAAATATGTCTACTTATATTTAAATTTCAAGCAAATTTGGTAAGATTGTTAGCTTTAAAATTATGATTTCTACGCTCAAAAACAAAATTACATGGCTTTGGCTTTTCGCCGGCCTAGTCTTCTATCCCTGCAATAAACATACTATCTTCATGGACCGGACACAATACCATAGAGGAGTCGGTCATCCAACTAgacccgggcatgggcagcccggcccaaaAAACTTGGGACGGGCCAGTCCGGGCTTGTCATTTGGAGCGGGCTTGGGCCTTATTTTGCAGCCCTAAAGGCTATTCAGCTGGGATCAGGCTTCTCTTTTTTCGTATTTCAGGCCGGACTTTTGGGCTTTGGGTCGGGCTTGCAATGTGTGTACACTAAAAAAACATCGTTTGGGTCGGGCTTTCGGGCTTGATTCTGGGCCGGTCTTGAGCTTGAAAACAGAATGTATTTTAGGCTTCCGGGCGGGCTCAGTCTTCGGCAAAATTGGGGGAATTCGTGCATACTCGGCATTTCACCGGTTATGAAAATGCAAGAGAAAGGAAGGTTGGGCTTTTAGAAGCCTGTCCCGAAACCCGCTCTGACCCGGCGTTTGCCAGGTTTACATCCAAAGGTCCGTTCAACAACTTTCCGCCAAATGCATATAGACATTTAGCAACCTTTCTGTCAAATGCATATAGTCATTAGCAATCTTCCGCCAAATAGTAGTGGCCTTTCGCCATCATGGGCGGACGAGGGGTACGTGACGAATGTCAGGACTCCTGCGAACCTTCACAGGTTTGCTTTCGGTTTGCATGAATTCGAACATCCGAACTGCTCGCAAACAAATATGGCTCAGCGTTGGATGTCAAAGTGCGTCCGGACAGCATGGTCTAAACGTTTGCGGGCTATTTGTGactccattggagatgccctaagctagATTTAAAGCGTCCTACTGCATGCAGGGCTATGGTGTTCATATAGACCCCGCGTCTAAAGATACGTCCCTGACTGAGAGTAACACTTATCTAGTAGTAATGGACTAACCGGTTTTGAGAAGATATTGTCTggtttttatttattctttcttttatgtCTTTTTACCATTTAAATAGTTTTTCTCTTTTCTTCTtagtttttttttgcattttaattTATGAACAAGCTTTCTAAATTTGGAGCCTCCTAATGGGCAGGGGGCTGTAGATGTCGTTATGAGCCCCACTATATGACTGTGTGTTGGTGGACATCCAATTTTCCTAGTTTGAGTAGGTATTCCCTAATTTTTTGTttatctttatttttttgttttttctattgtTTTTAAtagcttttatttttatttttcttctcttgTTTGTTTTTTATTTCTGTATACTTTAATTTACCAATGTTTATTAAAATTCATGAAGTTTTTTAAATCAGTGAGCAgttttttgaattcataaacacTTTTTATTGAAATTTTTGTAAAACCCAAGATTTTAAAAACCCGTGAACATCTTGTTATTGGCCGAACTTTTTCAAATACGATAGTCGGCTTCTTCTGAGCTTGGAGTGGTGCACCGGGAAAAAATAAAGCTAAGCGAGCGAGCGAAGTACGGAGCCGAGCTGACACCGATATCAAAACATGTAAGGATACCACAAACACACACCGAACAACCCTGCCCTCCTCTTAGAACAAATGCAGTCTCCATCAACATCCCAACACAATATACGAATGAAACATAACGCCACCACAACATACTTAAAATCCAAGCCAGCATAGATAAAAACCAAAATGAAATAAACAACTGCAATAACCTACTTAGTTTTTGCGGGGAAAtttttgatctattcatcttcaatcatgacggTACAACAAACATCAAAaacaataaaaattacatctatACTCGTAGACCACATAATGACAACTACCAGCAATAACCTACGCATGTTTCTGTCGGAGGCAACACGCCCCGGCCCCTTTTCTGCTGGTTCCTTTTCAATTGTAATTACCTCGCGCGCAGTACAGTACGTACGGGGGACCGGGAGCAGGACCGGCGTCACGTACGCGATCGAGTATCATACAGGGGCCGGCGCGGCGAGCACGCATGTAGTAGTATTGCGTACGTACAGTACAGCGCCATCAATATCGTCATGtgcctctctctatctctctggcTCTCTTTGTATCTTCATGCATAAGTAGGGTGGGACTGTAGCGTACTCTCCGTGGGCTTCAATTCCCACAGCACCGTGGTTAATCACTACTGCCCCGTATCTAGCTGCTCAGCTCTACGGCCGGTGGGTCACGGCCTCTGTTTCCTTCGAGTAAATACATACCCTCGACGTACGTACACCTTTTTTTTTGGCCTGTCGGGAAGTAGGCGGGTAGGGTAGGCAGACAGCTCGGCGAACACGTCCAAATCGTACTGCACTACGTATTTTGGGCAATAATTCGACGAGTGATGCGAGAGCAGAGGCCGCCTCATTTCAGTCCGGGTTTATTACGTGTGCGTGCCACGCTTGTCGTGCTTAGTACCTTGAGTCCTTGACAAACAGGCCCCAGCCGGGGGAACAGTGCCGTATCGGCCGTTCACCGTAGCTGCTCTAAATGCGGCACGCTGCCATGCTCCCTCCCACGGGGTCTGCCCGTCCGCACGGCTGGGGTTGCACTTGCACCACACCGCACGAACGTTTTGCAGCGGGAATGCTGCTACCAGTCTCGGGCGCAAAAACGAGGGTGCACTCCACTGGCATGTAACATCTCGGGATATTTGGTCGGTGCAGTTTCCAGGAAACCTCGCCGCCCTGCAGATTCTGCTGCAGGACATACATACATCGATCCTCCACTACAAATGCATGCACCCGGCATTCGTATCAACACTTCAGACGAACTAATATTTGCGGTCTCTGTCTATTCACACGTAGCAGTACAACGTTACGTTATCATACATACATATATTGTTTCTTCTTCCCCTCGgcacaaagaaagaaaagaaactgGCATGGCACGCAACTTTGCTTCCGGCTCCAGCCAAAACGGCAAGTTTACCATGTGCGTAAACCCTAGCAAGCAATGTGTTATTGCTCCTCAACATGTACGTCGGTTTCGTCGTAGATCTCCTCCTgcgcaccacacacacacacacaaaaaaaacagttAATGTAGTACTGCAAAAAAACAGTCTATACATGCTTGAGCTTGAAGCAACCATACACCACACTGATCAACAGGTTGGTcccccgcaaaaaagaaaagaaaaagatcaACAGGTTGGTAGAACGATCATCATCTTGTACAGCACATCTTATGTTGTCGACAAGGAGAACAACCATTATGAGCGTGGATTTGAAATGTCACCATCCTTTGTAACAAGTGCAAGTCGCATGCGTTGGAGAAGGTAAAAATGATGAGCTCTTTGCGGGAACTAACCTGCAGCAGTTCTTCAATGAcatcctccatggttatgatgccGACGGCTTCTTCATCCTCGCTCAGCGTGGGCAACGGCTCTTCGTGCACTTGGAGGACGTCCGACTGGTCTTTGGACCATTTCCCCCTCCTGCTCCCCGTGTTGGAGTTCTGGGTGTTGGGGTAGCTCTTCCACCTCCACAGCGGAGTGAGACTCTTCGCAACCTTCTCACCCTGCTTGTCATCAATGGCGATGGCGACCTCTGTTTTTGACACCAAAAGGCAGGAGAACAAAGAGAAACTCAGAAAACTGGACGGCGGCAGTTTACATATGCGTGCGACATGCAAGTTCAGAAGAACTACGGACTGCCTTGGAGCTGCTCACCAAGAGATCCACCATCGATGCTGGGCTGCTTAGCTGGGTAGTTTGGAATGTTTTGCCTTATGACAACCGCCATGTGGCTGTGGCCCTTCTGGAATTCATTTAGGATGTCATACAGGGGCATGTCTTCTGAAACGCTGAATTTATATAACAAGGTGCAGAGATGTAAGCTGTACATACAAATACTTGGTACACAATTCCAGAATTTCCAATGAGCAAAAATACATGTCCTTCTGTTCATGTATTCTACTTCACTCTGTTTGTATTTTGAGAAGATATAAGAAGCGAGTATGGGATCACTTTGTTTGTATTTTGACTTATATAGATCAGCCAGTGACAGACAGACCAGCGATTCACAGCCATTAATAGTTGCATTGAACAGGAGCTACTCAACTATATTAAACAGCATAAATATATACATAAAATTTTGGACTATACCATACCGAGGAATTTTGCGGATAGTTACACTCTTTATGGGAATTTCATCATCAGGGTTAATGGATAATAAATTCTTCACCTGAAAATATATAGCAAAATATAGATGAGTACAATACAGTTGCCCACATGAAAGGTTACCAGTTTTATTATTTGTATataaaataatacaaaataaaaagcaaaatttATACCCACATTATAACTATATctatattacatgcataatttaCAGAACATATTGATCAGATACACAAGATAACTACAGCAAAAGCACCACTTCTTGTAAAAGGTGCAGACACAAGTGTCAGTAGTACTGTCTGGTTTAAAATATTTTTACAACTTTACATGTCCGTACCTCATATAAACTAAAAATTGTCCTACCGTTAATGATTAATAACAAAACAGTGCGGTATCACTATATGATGGTCAAGGATAGCACGCAAATTTAATGCCTTCTTTCACAGAGCATGCCACTTGTGCACCTTAAGTCCTTAATACGCAGTCACCTCTCTTGCAGATAATATGCAATCCTAGTTCAAATGCAGGTACACGGATACAAAAGCCTCCACTCTGATCGGACTCTAAACTTGAGTCATACAAGTGTCAAACTACTCTACCCAGGGCTGGCAACCCCAGTGCCCACCAATTTCCTGCCTTTTACCTACAGAATAACTCGTCGATATCTATCTGGCCAGAAACTAAAGATCTTGGTCGATTTTGTCAATCCTGTTCTGCTCAAATATCATTGTCCAACAAGGCACAAACTGGTAGGTGCTAATTCTGAGGAAATAGAAAATACTAAAACCTTTCATCCAAATAAAAAACTGTGACAAAATTGCATATCAATTCAAAAGCAGAATATAGAATTACCAATATCAATCCAATAATGTTTGTATCCTTTTCATAATAAACTGGCACTCTGCTATGACCTTTCTCAATGACCTCTTGCATTAGTTTCCTgcacaaaagagaaaacaaatgaTTGAACTATGTGCTAAACAGAACATCATGCATTTTAACAAAAGAGAAACATGCATAACTGTAGCCCATGTTTAATCGAATTATTGTTCAACAAGACAATCCAGTACCTGTCGAGCTTTGCATTTATATCAATCACAAATGTATCACAAAGAGGTGTCATAGCATCTTTAGCTTTCTTTTCACTGAGCTCAAGAGCTCCAGCTATTATAGTTGTTTCATCATGGGTTAACTCTCCACCTTTACcagcctgtttagtaataaaataaGTCGGAGTTAAAAACTAGCAATGCAGGCTAAAGGGGATAAAGTGGCATGCCTGGTGAATAAAATAAATGGTGACAAGGATTATTTAGGGTGTGTTCAGTGACAAATATACTGGCTTGCAAAAGCAAAAAATATATTAAGATGCATCAAGgtaaagggcagcccggtgcacgtagctcccgcttgcgcagggtccggggaagggtccgaccacttttaTCGCCCGTTGATCTTCCATGTGACGAAGCAGCATGTATCCTCGGTTATTTGGTGGCCAGATTGTCATGAATCAAGTTCGTTCTGCTAATAAATCTCAGACCAATCCAGAGAGTAAACGTGTAGACCAGCAGATCACCATGGTTTGGAACCTCTGGTTGGGATAATGGATTGTACATGTTTTTGTAGCTACAATCACATGATGTATTATCCAAACTAGCATCTAGAACCCACATGCCAAGTTATGTGAAATTCATCCCTATCAGTATTTATAGCTACTTGTGATATCCTACCACAGACCAACCACCGTCTGCACATCAAAGATATTTAGACCTCACAGGTCACTAACATATTCTCTGTTTCGTGCGCAAATTTTTTGGCGGAGTATATCACTGTGTTCCAAAAATGCTTACAGTATTTAAGGAATGTGGATTCCATTTAAGAAGATATACAAACTGCTATCATGAAGGTGTGTCCAAAATTGCATTTACTAGGCAGACACTACGTAATGTGTGTGACCCTATATCATGTTTCCTGGATAGACGGTGAGCAGGAAGAGAGAAGTGGGCCTCAATATCTACTTACATACAGAAATAAATACCTTACAACTGTCTAAGATCGACGCAGTCTCACGGTATTTCAATTTGAAAGATTAGACAATCAGTTCTGTTACCTCATTTCCATGCAGTGTCACAAGTGTTTTTAGCTCAGCTCTGCGGAAAAGTGCCGCTTTACCGTGACCAAGCACATGGTCCAGCAGCTGAAACAGAAAGGGCAAAAGTTCAAATCATGCATGTTCAAGAACTCGTCATGTAGATAATCGCATCGAGTCTAGGAGTATAGTAGTACCTTGGCGATTGGATATGCAACAGGGAAACAAATCCAAACAAGAACACGGACTAACGGAGCAACCGAGGCACCAATTGCCAGCCCATACCGTGAGCAGATAGATTGTGGTATGATCTGTTCATATCAAACTATTAGCATACCATACCATGCATTTGAGCATCACAAGGAAAGTTTTAACCACTCACCTCGCCGAACAGCAGGATCAATGTCACAGAGATCAAAACAGCACCCCAAGCAGTCACCAGGCTATCAAGGAAGATTGGCAGTGCCTAATATGGATCAAGAAGTATGTTATCAGCTACTTGACTTATATAGAGGGGGTGACTTGAAAATCAAGAAGAGTACCTCCATAGCTGCAGCGTTGCAGATCAGAAGAGTGCATAGCAGAAGGTGCTGGTTTTTCACGACGGGCAATATCTTAGCTGCAAACAGAATATTATTATTAACACCTAAGAAATTACATTAGATGTTTCTATTTGCATCTGAAACATGCGTCTCATAGAACAAGGTagttggcatgttttgcatttcaATCAACTAAAGAAATAAGCCTAGAATTCATCATCGGTCTCCATTCTCCAATCATATCAGGGTTCAATAAGGGACAAAAATAACCCAGGATTATAAGAAGACCAGAGTATTATTTTTCTAACTTGTACTGACAGACGCATCTCACATAATTTTCCATTTCCCCCCTTGTACTGTGCCAGTGCTATGCTACGACCTCTCACTTTCCGAGAGAACAAGCCAGCGCACCGAGCGTACCATATGTCACCATCTCCTTGAACAGGACGCGAACAAACTAACGAGGTGACCAAGCCCCCCGATGAACAGCACGAATTCATCGATGAAGACAAGACaagaaaggaaaggaaagaaaaggaaagcacTCCTACAAGCAATCCTTTCTGAGCAGGGTGGATCCCCGCGGACGAAAAACCGAAACGATTCGCCAGCTCCTCGCAGCAGCGCGCCCCCAACATTCGCCATCTGATTTCGATTCCTCGGCGGGGCCGACGCGTGCAAGCTGTTCGGCGAAATGGCGAGCCGGCCCGGGGGACGGGCAACAGAGCAAACCCCAGACTGAAATAGTACTAGTGCCAGCCAAATCGGGCGCGGGGAAGCAGAGCGCGCGGAGGAATGGGGGCGGGAATGGGGGCATCACCTGCGTACTTGCGGTCCTTGTCGGTGCCGGACTTGGCGAGGACCTCGAGGTCGACGAGGCTGAGGGACATGAGGCCGAGGGTGAGCCCGGACATGAGCCCCGCGAAGAGCACCAGCACCACGATGATGGCGATGTGCTCGAAGAAGGGGCCCCCGCAGCAGCGGTACTCCACCGCCatccgccgccgacgacgacgagctccctccctcccttccttcCCCCGCCACGCCTCTCCTCCTCCTCGAAGTTATTGAGCTCTGTTTTTTCTCCCCTTTTCCCAGTGAGCCGTTTCGGTATTTGGACTGAGCGCAGCTTGGGCGTGTGAAGAGGACGGGGACGCGTgtctctatgacatgtgggccaggcctGCTCGTCCCTGGCTGGGCCCACCGGGCAGCGAGCGGGAGTGTTCGTGTCCGATTCGCCCTGCGGAAATTGCTGGAAGCGCCTCCGTGGACCAGTTTGTTTATGGGCTGTCGGCATGTGCCGCTGCTTCCACACCTCCAACAATTTAGTTTCGAGATCCTAAAAAAAACATTTTATTTTCGAGGATATATACACCATGAAGAAGTGCaccgcttgcgtctgtactgatgtTAGAAAAAAAAGTGCACCAGAACCATAAAAGGTGTTGATACCACACTACGGCAATCACATCACGTCAACAACACATCGGGACTACAACGACACACAATCCACCATGCTCGACCTCCGGCCACGAATGACGGAGAGACACAACACAGAGCACCAAGGCCGCGTCACAACCAAACCGAACATCTCGGAGGCGGCGCTAGGAGTCAGACCTAGTGATGTCAGGGCTATACACTTACGCATGT from Triticum aestivum cultivar Chinese Spring chromosome 4A, IWGSC CS RefSeq v2.1, whole genome shotgun sequence harbors:
- the LOC123087302 gene encoding DUF21 domain-containing protein At2g14520, producing the protein MAVEYRCCGGPFFEHIAIIVVLVLFAGLMSGLTLGLMSLSLVDLEVLAKSGTDKDRKYAAKILPVVKNQHLLLCTLLICNAAAMEALPIFLDSLVTAWGAVLISVTLILLFGEIIPQSICSRYGLAIGASVAPLVRVLVWICFPVAYPIAKLLDHVLGHGKAALFRRAELKTLVTLHGNEAGKGGELTHDETTIIAGALELSEKKAKDAMTPLCDTFVIDINAKLDRKLMQEVIEKGHSRVPVYYEKDTNIIGLILVKNLLSINPDDEIPIKSVTIRKIPRVSEDMPLYDILNEFQKGHSHMAVVIRQNIPNYPAKQPSIDGGSLEVAIAIDDKQGEKVAKSLTPLWRWKSYPNTQNSNTGSRRGKWSKDQSDVLQVHEEPLPTLSEDEEAVGIITMEDVIEELLQEEIYDETDVHVEEQ